The genomic segment CTGacaacccaaaagttgttctCATCACTAaatgatgtattttatatatttatgaagCCATTATTAGAAACGTATAAACCCCTTATAAATTTGACTTAttagaataaatgaataaaggcCTAAGGACTTACCATTTTCCTATTCCTGTATTATCTGCTCCTTCGAGGAGATGGGCTGTCTTGTCACCTCATGGTCTTCACTTGATCTGAAGAGTGATCTAAACCACTGATGCTGCTCTTGAGAATTCCAGGCAGATGCTCATCAAAGTTTAATGACCGCCTTAAGGTGCTGTGTTACCTATTCTGCATCCTCTTCACCATTCAAATTGATTGAGAGGTCCTATTGTTTGTCAGTGGCAGACAGTGAAAAGGGTCAAAATACATGGAGCAGGAAGTTCAGCAAGAGATattgagtaaaaaaataaaaaattaaaccCAAATATTCCCTCATCTGAGGTTACCAAAGGTCGAGGTTCTTACaactcaaacaaacagtgaatcTAGCAAACAGGCCTCGGTCAGAGAGCATTGCTGGGTGGTCCCGTGTCCGTGTGTCTTCCCGTCACCTGGTGGGAAGAGTGAAAGTGAAGGGGTAGTATTTTCTCGAATTATTTAGCACCTCATTGACAAAAGAGCGGGGAATCTGACCCTGGTGCAGATCTCCGTCAGGGCTCACGTTGCAGCCGCCACAAGGTTACGCCTGCTCTTGAGCTGCTGTGCTGTCATCTTTAAGGTTTGATCTTCAGCAAGTTGACCTTGTGATTCAGATCAAActatttttattcaaaaatgtttgtgcttCGGCCATTTTAGCAATATTTAATCACAttgaatacatttatatactctAACAATAGATTCCAGATGTGTTCAGGATGTATATCAAAGATGGAAGATATAATGCAAGAAGAAAAGCATTAACATACATAAATGATAAATCAATACTTGCACTGTTCACATGAGGGCAGCATTTCATTGCTCGTTCAAAATATGCAACAGAAAAGTTACTTGCGTTATTTGAACTTCACTGGAACAAATCAGTGTGTCCAAGATTtgtgtaaacaatgcaggagcTCTTGTTTTGGAGCAAAGGGCTCTGTATGTATCTGGTTTACtgctgttgaaatatttaaacgATCTTGTACAGTAGCCAGTGAAGAACAAAGGGGGCTCTCGTCATCTCCAGGCTCTAATACCTTCTGCAGTCCTGTGTTTGGGTGTGATGGTGCCAGCTGCCTCACCAAGGCCAATCTCAAGTGGACGCAGCTGAAAATTACAGATTCCAGAGTTGAACATAATGTGCACTTTGCGAGCATCCTCTTTTTTAGACCTTCCTCGCCTTTTCTAATCTTAGGTTTCCTCTTGGCTGGATTTGTCTTTCATCACGAAACCATTTTCACTGTTACTTTTtcaaaactgacagaaacatcaTTATCAACAATTTTATTAAAcataagcaaaacaaaactgtcgTTTTGTCAACAATAAAACTGTCAACATCTGCGGAAAACAATCTGAGGTTCAACGGAAAAGAGTATTTCAACATGACAAACGTCTGGCCCATAAATCGTCACCTTCAACCTTTCACTTGAGTAATGGGACAGTGAGTTGGAGAGTTTTTATAAATCATCTTCTCCAGTGTAATCTGAATtttcaatcaaataaaatcagatgAATATGGCAAATATAAACTTCtcagtgtttggtttttaagtactttttaaagtttaaacttATTACACTGGAAAAACAGACTAACTATCCGCCATGTACTCAGGTTTTTGACTCATTACAAgttattacattaaaaacaaaacccataATTTATCTTATACATAAGTGTTACTAAAAAAACTGAAACCCTGATTCACAAAGTTTTTATACCCCCCAAAAAGCCTGCTGTTAATGTTTGACAGTTGAAGATCAAAATTACCAACCAAATAAatatgtagacagacagacagtagaTGTGTTTTTACTTCAGCTTCCCAGAAATAACACAGTTGCAAGTTGAGCTTTTGGCGTAAAGCTTTGTGAATTAGGTTTCTATtagtaaaatacaatatgatACGACATAAAATAACgctatgaaaacaaaatgaaaagtaaatatgaatgtaaatataaagagAACGTTTTGTTACTTATCAAATTGACTTTACTGGCATCTCACTTTGCTTTGTTTACAGCAGCAAAGATTTTGGCAGgcttttagctgctaaatggcGTACAGCAGGACATACTGAGGGGATTCCTCTGTCTCGGCAGGCATAAGAAGTTATAATATACTCTGTATCAAAAACACATGAGTACTTactatttttgtcatttctattTGGAAAGCAGGGGAAATTACAGGCTCCCCATtatctttcttgtctttctcctctAAAGAAAACCTTATCCATAAGAAAAACGTTGTATTTCACCGTTTGAAATGACGCTACATCAACAGCACAGTGATATGATATTAGGCTGTTGGGACTCAGACTTGAGATAAAACACACTGGTTGACCACTGCAGGACTAAGGTCTTTGCAGTGCTTGAGGACAAACACTGAGCCACTTTAAACTGAGAGGCTGTCGGCATGTGGCATTCAAAGACAGCCGCATGTTTCTCCACATCACCTGGTATCAAGTGTTGGCTTTTTAATCTTAGTATGAATCAAACACTTTGAGGTGCAACATTTATAGATATGATAtatgcagcaacacacacacttgagtaTTCAGATTCCTGGTCACATATCTTCTGTCCTGCTGTTTTTGAATTTTTACTTTAGATAATAGATCAGGTGATAGTTGATATTTTCATGAACATTTAGATTTAAGTATTTAAACGTAAATtaaatttatgttttttcataTAAGGGCATGAGCctcacaaatacatttcttaaTAGCAGTTGTAAAAAGGAATTTCTGATTTGAATCAcaatgcatttatatatattttttcatatgTGTGTGGTATATCCAACCTGTCTGATCTTGTTTTTATGTCATGGTTGCAACATTTCACCTCTTATGTCAACATCAGCCTTGAACATGCCCTAGTGGTGGGCCTTTTTCAGATGGCAGGTGCAGGCTGGCTGACCGGAGCTGGTGCTGGGGCTGGAGCTCTGCTGCACCTCCTCCTTGTGCCTCGGCTGGTCTTTGTGCTTGGGCTCCTCTCTCCGCTTTTCCACCTCCTGTGCCTCCCTGATCTTTCTGACCTCCTGGCGAGGCGACGACCTGAcgtctctccccttctctcccacCAGAGCCTTGGAGGGCATGCGCAGGTTCTTGGGGGAGGCCATGCTCTGAGTCTGGACCCTCTTGACGTGGTCAACGGCGTACGGCCTCTCCTGGAGCTCGCTTGAATTCTTGCGTCCGCCTGTTTTATCAGCTGCATACTTCCTGGGTGGATTAGGTGGGGGTTTGTAGGCCTCCAGCTTGCGCTTATGACTCATGGCAGAGGCACAGCAGATGATGAAGACCATGACGATGAGAAGAGAGGTcacgacgatgatgatgagcaGATTCTCCTGCAGGAAGTCCACTACCCTGGTCAGGACGAAGTCCTTCAGGCGGAtcatggtggtggtgatggtgttgGTGAGGGTGGGAGCTCCAGTAGCAGCGGTGATGAGAACAGGTGCCCGAGTGGAGAAAGAAGTTGGAAAAAGGAGTTCCAGCTCTGCTTCATCACCACTGCCGTCCATGGAAATGTTGTAGAACAGAGGAGTGGCGTGACACACACTACTCCACAGTGAGAGCAGGGTCACACAGGTGACGAGAAAAACCAAGCAGGACTTCATCCTCTCTTCTGAGTCCTGCAACAACAATCTTGAATTTAGGATCAAAggattagtttgacattttgggaaatacatttattcactttcttaccAAAATTTGGACAaaaagattgatatcactctcatgtctgtgcattacctatgaagctagagccaggaggtgcttagcttagcaaaagcCAGGGAAAGCTACCTTTGTAACAAGCTGGCTTTGTAACAAAAGTAACAAACTCCATCTACCAACACATCttaaactcactaattaacacagtttgtttaatctgcacacaaacagaaagttCAGGAGTTACATGCTCTACATGCTAActattttttggccactagcGGCCTGGTgtagtgacttcctggagtctgcaggttgcctggcaacctccaGGTGACAACAATACTCCAGCTTTAGAGGAGgtggtaggtgtatttttaaactttggacagagccaggatagctgtttcccatggttatgctaagctaagctacgcACCTTCTCTGGCTAATTATTTATTGTACAAATATGTGGGTGGTATggaccttctcatctaactcactAACGGCACTaaacaaataagcacatttcttGGTGTCACGTACTGTATGTGAGTTCATGAGTGTAAATCTCAAAGATTAGACGAAAgtctgataaaaataaaaattaatttaTGACCCCTTAGATTTTTCTTGTGACCCGTCGATGTGTCTCGACCCTCTGGTTGGGACCCACTATACTAACTAGTGTTAAGTCTTTCATGCAACAGACACatactgagaaaataaaacaatgttttagaAGGACTGtttccatctgaaatgtaaCTCCAGTATCCATCTTGACTCAGGTTTCTCATCTTGCACCAGATCTATTTTAGCAGAGCAGCCATTACTTATTTGGGGTGGAGACAGCGAGTTTGGCGCTGAAGGCCTTATAATTTGTAAAGTAGAGGGAGGCCACCCATCCACCACACCAAAGCCAGAAGGAAGCTATGTTCCAGAGGCAGCACAGAGGCGTGGGAGACCTGTGGCTGTGGCCTCTATATTTACACTGGGCAGCAGCTGCTGTACACCAGACCACTGCAGCACAGACCTGATGAAGATATTTCTGCTTCCTGGAAAACCTACATTTACTGACAGTACAACTGACTGAATAAACTTCCTGATTCAATATTACTTTTCTTCCATTATtgtctctccatccttctcAATGCAGGATCAAGCTTTAACCAAGACCATTTAAAACCTGTTTAACTCTTATCACAGTGTGTAATTACACCATGCTGAGCTGTAAAGACAAACTTCTAATCAGCCTCATACTATAgtgaacctgctgctgctgctgtacagtgtgaaacccccccctcctccctgtgtgGTCGAACACACAGTATGCACCCTGCTGGACCAGATGGTAGGCTGGGTCTTCATCCTTGTGATGTGCAGCAGCTACAGGACAGCACTGCCCCCTGAACCCTCATAATTACAGCCATAATTACATTTCCTGTATTTCACTGGAGGATCCCCATTACCTTCAACTGAAGGCCATCACACACCAGATATGCAATTAATCCATTTCAGGGCTTTTGAGAACTTAATGTCTCAAACTCAAGATTTTCCTCTGAATCTTCTGCAAAGAATCTTGCGTTTCTTTAAATTATATTGTTAATTATAAATACAGAAAGCTTTCACCACACTGTATGATACTATCACATATGAGCTTGTTCAGTAAAGGTTACTctgtgtgaaatattcaaacccaccATGTTTTTATGGCTACATTAAATACAAATGTCCTAGATGTCTTGGCCACCATTTCGGACATACGTGGTAATTTTAGAAAAGTTGGAGCCTCAAccataaaattaaaataaaggaCGTAAAGTTTTAAAAATTCTTGCCCAGACAACACATTTATTGCAGATGGCACCACTGGCAGAG from the Enoplosus armatus isolate fEnoArm2 chromosome 4, fEnoArm2.hap1, whole genome shotgun sequence genome contains:
- the tmem119a gene encoding transmembrane protein 119 — translated: MKSCLVFLVTCVTLLSLWSSVCHATPLFYNISMDGSGDEAELELLFPTSFSTRAPVLITAATGAPTLTNTITTTMIRLKDFVLTRVVDFLQENLLIIIVVTSLLIVMVFIICCASAMSHKRKLEAYKPPPNPPRKYAADKTGGRKNSSELQERPYAVDHVKRVQTQSMASPKNLRMPSKALVGEKGRDVRSSPRQEVRKIREAQEVEKRREEPKHKDQPRHKEEVQQSSSPSTSSGQPACTCHLKKAHH